In Stieleria varia, one genomic interval encodes:
- a CDS encoding vWA domain-containing protein: MNFVSPERWMWIAAAIPIIVFYVLRSRLKKRSVSTLLFWDELFDQKRQRSWWQRLRHLLSLLLQLAFLALIVVALLDPLWTGQKQAARQIVLVVDNSASMSAIEPDENDRFSNAIRLAEGVVRELRDGDEIALVTAGGTVRVIVGMTDFGPAVRDALPSITPTDGPTRVAEAVEAARRMTRSPERREIVVISDGAFTEFQAIATDDDVRFISVGSPRDNVAITRMAVRRSLVDPIGYAALVEVASFAETPTRCRMSLELADELVDVIPIELAPGEVWKRTIVGASAAGGILSATIELNQTAEDETNDALAVDNVARAILPERTKIPVTLVTNQPSLYLESVLGAIPLVELKITDEAPAASPTGGFTVLHRSESTTIPNGAVLAIDPRADTDAFTLGESIDQPIVVTQDTTSPLMPHVRLQNVILAGARGLTMTDAATPLLIDAGGETLMASRVAGEDRLVVLTANLDDGDLPLRIAFPVLMTNAVNWFLSRSGEIEPSLRTGRLAKIELPTRTTTKQTSAPENAVLEDGWTWTDPDGVVYVTTTEGETALVGPVTRAGLVTLQRSGETVKTAAVNLCDASESDLRRRGEFESAVPQRGQAGYRSLWFYLTCLALGLIVGEWFLYQRRIVG; this comes from the coding sequence ATGAACTTCGTTTCGCCCGAGCGATGGATGTGGATCGCCGCCGCCATCCCGATCATCGTGTTTTATGTGCTGCGGTCGCGGCTGAAGAAACGATCCGTTTCGACGTTGCTGTTTTGGGACGAACTGTTTGACCAAAAACGACAGCGTTCATGGTGGCAACGGCTCCGGCATCTACTGAGCCTGTTGCTGCAACTGGCGTTCCTTGCCTTGATCGTGGTGGCACTGCTGGACCCTTTGTGGACGGGACAAAAACAGGCGGCTCGGCAAATTGTGTTGGTGGTCGATAACTCGGCCAGTATGTCGGCGATCGAACCCGACGAGAACGATCGATTTTCCAACGCGATCCGGTTAGCCGAGGGTGTTGTACGGGAACTGCGAGACGGCGATGAGATCGCATTGGTGACCGCCGGCGGGACCGTTCGCGTCATCGTCGGAATGACCGACTTCGGGCCCGCCGTTCGCGACGCGTTGCCATCGATCACGCCGACCGACGGACCAACGCGTGTCGCTGAGGCGGTTGAAGCGGCCAGGCGAATGACGCGTTCCCCTGAGCGACGCGAGATCGTTGTGATCAGCGACGGGGCGTTTACCGAGTTCCAAGCCATCGCCACCGACGACGACGTGCGTTTCATTTCGGTCGGCTCGCCGCGAGACAACGTGGCCATCACGCGAATGGCGGTCCGTCGGTCGCTGGTCGATCCGATCGGCTACGCCGCGCTGGTCGAAGTCGCCTCGTTCGCTGAGACGCCCACTCGATGTCGGATGAGTCTCGAACTGGCAGATGAATTGGTCGATGTGATCCCGATCGAATTGGCACCCGGCGAAGTTTGGAAACGCACGATCGTGGGTGCGTCGGCCGCTGGAGGAATCCTGTCTGCGACGATCGAACTGAACCAGACTGCCGAAGACGAAACCAACGACGCCTTGGCCGTCGACAATGTCGCCCGCGCGATCTTGCCGGAGCGGACGAAGATCCCGGTGACGCTGGTGACAAATCAGCCGAGCTTGTATTTGGAAAGCGTGTTGGGCGCGATCCCGCTGGTCGAATTGAAGATCACCGACGAAGCCCCGGCGGCTTCCCCGACGGGCGGATTCACGGTATTGCACCGGAGCGAATCGACGACGATCCCGAACGGCGCTGTGTTGGCCATCGACCCACGCGCGGACACCGACGCGTTCACGTTGGGCGAATCGATCGATCAACCGATCGTGGTGACACAGGACACCACCTCTCCGCTGATGCCGCACGTCCGCTTGCAAAACGTGATCCTGGCGGGGGCTCGCGGGTTGACGATGACCGACGCAGCAACGCCGTTGTTGATCGATGCGGGTGGAGAAACGTTGATGGCGTCACGCGTCGCGGGCGAAGATCGATTGGTCGTTCTGACGGCGAACCTGGACGACGGCGATTTGCCATTGCGGATCGCATTCCCGGTGCTGATGACCAACGCGGTCAACTGGTTCCTGTCGCGTTCGGGTGAGATCGAACCGTCGCTGCGAACCGGTCGTCTGGCCAAAATCGAATTGCCCACACGAACCACGACGAAACAAACCAGCGCACCGGAGAACGCCGTTCTCGAAGACGGTTGGACATGGACGGATCCCGACGGCGTGGTTTACGTGACAACGACCGAAGGCGAAACAGCGTTGGTCGGCCCAGTCACGCGGGCCGGGTTGGTGACGCTGCAACGCTCGGGCGAAACAGTCAAGACGGCGGCGGTGAATC
- a CDS encoding DUF58 domain-containing protein — translation MFDSEFLKRLEYLSLLSKRAFQGQLLAQRRTKQTGGGIEFSDHREYIQGDDLRYLDWNVYARHGDRLLKRFEEEEDLHVYILLDTSRSMDSSSTDPAQAVNKFDFARQIAAAIAYIALADLDRVSIIGYDDQIRSTLPLIRGKNNSLSMLRYLEKLQTSGNATNLADVAKDFARRAPRRGLVLIVSDLFDQAGFRAGVDSLRHQRFEPHVIQVHTPAEAHPNLLGDVELFDVESNRSTKVTITERKLKQYETLFQNFVRDVEAYCRTYGLSYTRATSDVPFDVVLLKMMRMAGAVS, via the coding sequence TTGTTTGATTCCGAATTTCTCAAACGGCTCGAATACTTGTCGCTGCTTTCCAAGCGGGCGTTTCAGGGGCAACTGTTGGCACAGCGTCGGACCAAGCAGACCGGTGGCGGGATCGAGTTTTCCGATCACCGCGAATACATCCAAGGCGATGACCTTCGCTATCTCGATTGGAACGTTTACGCCCGACACGGGGATCGGTTGCTCAAACGGTTCGAGGAAGAAGAAGACCTGCACGTTTACATCTTGCTCGACACCAGCCGCAGCATGGACTCGTCGTCGACCGACCCTGCTCAAGCGGTCAACAAATTCGACTTTGCTCGACAAATCGCCGCTGCGATCGCCTACATCGCGTTGGCCGACTTGGACCGTGTTTCGATCATCGGTTATGACGACCAAATCCGCTCCACCTTGCCCTTGATCCGAGGTAAGAACAACTCGCTGTCGATGCTGCGGTATCTGGAAAAACTTCAAACCTCAGGCAACGCCACCAACCTGGCCGATGTTGCGAAAGATTTCGCACGCCGCGCTCCGCGACGCGGTTTGGTTTTGATCGTCAGCGATCTGTTCGACCAAGCCGGCTTTCGCGCCGGCGTCGACTCGCTGCGGCATCAACGGTTCGAGCCGCATGTGATCCAAGTTCACACGCCTGCCGAAGCTCATCCAAACCTGCTCGGAGATGTCGAACTGTTTGACGTCGAGTCCAACCGATCAACCAAGGTGACGATCACCGAACGCAAATTGAAACAATACGAAACGTTGTTCCAAAATTTTGTCCGCGACGTCGAAGCGTATTGCCGCACGTATGGACTCAGCTACACACGGGCGACGTCAGATGTACCCTTTGACGTCGTGCTGTTAAAGATGATGCGAATGGCCGGAGCCGTTTCATGA
- a CDS encoding AAA family ATPase — protein sequence MSDVDSDLRDQLRDFRADFQNLRDELGKVIVGQRPIVDGVLIAMIAGGHVLLEGVPGLGKTLLVRTLADVIDSSFSRIQFTPDLMPADLIGTNVLIESDGGGKAFDFQRGPLFANIILADEINRATPKTQSALLEAMQEHSVTVGGISHQLEGVFFVLATQNPLEMEGTYPLPEAQLDRFLFKILVPFPTVVEMETIMDRTTAGDMPTVSKLVSPERVMEMRAISRKIQIADVVRRYAIELVMRTHPDQDIAPEMVRQYVRYGSSPRGAQGLILAAKIHAVLDDRYHVATEDIQAVATNVLRHRIMLNFEGQAESIQPDQIIADLLESGVVSV from the coding sequence ATGAGTGACGTGGATTCCGATTTACGCGACCAGCTTCGTGATTTCCGAGCCGATTTCCAAAACCTTCGTGACGAATTGGGGAAAGTCATTGTCGGGCAACGGCCGATCGTTGACGGTGTCTTGATCGCAATGATCGCCGGCGGTCACGTCTTGCTTGAGGGTGTCCCCGGTCTTGGGAAAACACTCTTGGTTCGAACGCTCGCCGATGTGATCGATTCATCGTTCTCGCGAATCCAGTTCACGCCCGATCTGATGCCCGCCGACTTGATCGGCACAAACGTTCTCATTGAGTCCGACGGTGGCGGCAAAGCGTTTGATTTTCAACGCGGCCCCTTGTTTGCCAACATCATCTTGGCCGACGAGATCAACCGAGCAACGCCGAAGACCCAATCGGCGTTGTTGGAAGCAATGCAAGAACACAGCGTCACGGTCGGCGGGATCTCGCATCAACTCGAAGGCGTGTTCTTTGTGTTGGCGACACAAAACCCGCTCGAAATGGAAGGCACGTACCCGTTGCCCGAAGCACAATTGGATCGTTTTTTGTTCAAGATCTTGGTGCCGTTTCCGACCGTTGTGGAAATGGAAACGATCATGGACCGCACGACGGCCGGCGACATGCCGACGGTATCCAAGTTGGTGTCGCCAGAGCGAGTGATGGAGATGCGAGCGATCAGCCGCAAGATCCAAATCGCCGATGTCGTGCGGCGTTATGCGATCGAGTTGGTGATGCGAACGCACCCGGATCAAGACATTGCCCCGGAGATGGTTCGGCAATATGTGCGATACGGCAGCAGCCCTCGCGGCGCCCAAGGATTGATCTTGGCGGCCAAGATTCACGCCGTCTTGGACGACCGTTATCACGTCGCGACCGAGGACATCCAAGCCGTCGCCACGAACGTGCTCCGGCACCGAATCATGTTGAATTTCGAAGGCCAAGCCGAATCAATCCAACCGGATCAAATCATCGCGGATTTGTTGGAGTCGGGCGTGGTGTCGGTGTAA